A window from Acropora palmata chromosome 14, jaAcrPala1.3, whole genome shotgun sequence encodes these proteins:
- the LOC141866231 gene encoding uncharacterized protein LOC141866231: MSNLRETRNCIAYAYRKGFINDREFVLLYDANRSKNPDFPYWNYERFELDGLTNAECNAEFRFYKHDIYKLADALQLPDEFVTYNGLIVESIPALCIYLKRFSYPCHYSDMVFHFARPVPEICIITNHMIDWIYNRWHHLLTTYNHNLLSPANLVLYADAVHQSGAALDNCWGFIDGTVRPVCRPGVNQRVIYNGHKRVHSIKFQSVALPNGLVGHLYGPVEGRRHDSSMLASSGLLQELQRFSNSPITGTPICLYGDPAYPLRAHLQGPFRGAALTQDQKNYNTAMNGARTAVEWVFGDIINYLKFLDFKKNLKIGLRWLTTVL, encoded by the coding sequence ATGTCAAACTTAAGAGAGACGAGAAACTGCATTGCGTATGCATACAGAAAAGGATTTATCAACGACAGagagtttgttttgttatatgATGCAAACAGGTCAAAAAACCCCGATTTTCCGTATTGGAACTACGAAAGATTTGAACTAGACGGGTTGACAAATGCTGAATGCAACGCTGAATTTCGCTTCTATAAACATGACATATACAAACTTGCGGATGCACTTCAGTTGCCAGACGAGTTCGTGACATACAACGGTTTGATCGTCGAATCTATTCCTGCTCTATGTATCTACCTCAAAAGATTTTCATATCCTTGCCATTATAGCGATATGGTTTTTCACTTTGCAAGACCAGTCCCAGAGATCTGCATCATAACAAATCACATGATTGACTGGATTTATAATCGATGGCATCACTTGCTAACTACCTACAATCATAACCTGCTTTCGCCAGCAAATCTTGTGTTATATGCTGATGCTGTACATCAGTCAGGTGCAGCTTTAGACAATTGTTGGGGTTTCATCGATGGAACTGTTCGGCCAGTGTGTAGGCCAGGTGTCAATCAAAGAGTTATCTACAATGGACACAAGCGGGtgcattcaataaaatttcaatctgTCGCATTGCCGAATGGACTGGTTGGTCATTTGTATGGCCCTGTAGAAGGGAGGCGCCACGATAGCAGCATGCTAGCTTCATCAGGTCTTTTACAAGAGCTGCAAAGATTCTCTAATTCCCCTATAACTGGAACACCCATATGTCTATATGGCGACCCCGCATATCCCCTGCGTGCACACTTGCAAGGACCTTTTAGGGGTGCAGCTCTAACCCAAGATCAAAAAAACTACAATACAGCCATGAATGGTGCACGCACTGCTGTTGAATGGGTATTTGGAGACATAATTAATTACCttaaatttcttgattttaaaaagaatctCAAGATTggtttaaggtggcttactacagttttataa
- the LOC141866237 gene encoding uncharacterized protein LOC141866237, with amino-acid sequence MANEASRDEATATTTRNSQMKWSGEHDVMLGREIMLFELWKYKAGSRERDQCLDRIAESLNHLERPSFSVSQKSVRDRLKILEGDFKKKERSEKNASGISPERTEVDQIMEDYLEQKEDQERESEKASEESRDKMAKEKATAEDMRNKAMERLSETKKRAGSDLICQKRKGNTMEMTLWNI; translated from the exons ATGGCAAACGAGGCTTCACGAGACGAGGCTACGGCAACAACTACAAG AAATTCTCAGATGAAATGGAGTGGAGAGCACGATGTAATGCTAGGAAGAGAAATTATGTTGTTCGAATTATGGAAGTACAAGGCAGGGAGCCGTGAAAGGGACCAGTGCCTAGATAGAATTGCTGAGAGTCTAAATCATTTAGAAAGGCCATCCTTTAGTGTGTCTCAAAAGTCTGTGAGAGACAGGCTTAAAATATTAGAGGgagattttaaaaagaaggaaagatcTGAGAAAAATGCTTCTGGGATTTCTCCAGAAAGGACAGAAGTGGATCAAATAATGGAAGACTACTTGGAACAGAAGGAAGATCAGGAGAGGGAGTCAGAGAAGGCCTCAGAGGAATCTCGGGATAAGATGGCAAAGGAAAAGGCTACAGCAGAAGACATGAGAAACAAGGCAATGGAACGTCTatcagaaacaaagaaaagagctGGGTCTGATCTGATctgccaaaaaagaaaaggaaacacaaTGGAAATGACACTCTGGAATATTTAA